One part of the Arcanobacterium phocisimile genome encodes these proteins:
- a CDS encoding SIR2 family protein, giving the protein MWITGEVELPDAILDAHAKGELVFFVGAGASLDSPSRLPTFQQLAMQLAQRASHSEPKEDEPLDYFIGKLESQDFDAHQHTREIISDSTSRPNSLHATIVDLANSGEKFRVVTTNYDNHLSEAARSQGITIPDMWYSPALPLGHDFTGLVHLHGSVKRRKEEMVLTDQDFGHAYLTDAWATRFLTSMFNRFTVVFIGYSHDDTIMQYLARGLPSDSKGNTGNTSKRYIFTSRPSGENARNLLDEKWNYLGVEPIVYPVIDKDHSVLVRALKTWADRVRLGRAEHRARVREIVVGGIEMSPDDRDYIRKQLQTETGTKDFHEATRSLLDSQKVEWLRWVEEIPEFKALFSSNASTNESYYLAQWFVDIFIESPTLNGFALQTVQRFGQKMSSILYREMCIGAYRLQEEDNASSKLWKTLLATSIYGQSIQRDSLDFLYADASNSEVCVLPLLRTILRPFLKLEVDFISEQLTGNDIAEQEIKLPNASVSWLLEESELTEQVKLAVSVAAPGDKALGGLLEGALLEAYELLAVYYGDRLFDPLSFHRSAIEPHPQDSRRKPVDAIIDGLRDYGVKTLLQWQNLPDRWWNFEYPLMRRLALHLITIDQERNSDQKITWLLDRTGLYVSAFKHEIYQLLRESVPSASLVQKQKVLEAVLLGPDYPEERDDYDRKAAYAKYNLLAWLKQSDPKWSEVIAEFDAIQVANSNFAVREHPDLDMWMESGVRTEKLPFSIDEFIGKVEENAQNAVENLVAYDYSPFSLNSPRWEDAILLVKKLAQQRPDLAITLWDKLGERTDIAEPQKELYNAIIEGWSESDLGNSVDDAIEHLNSLVVDKDYAHMIGYFLRQQILQWIDATESATLAVMRKLARALWDEHSTEFTYSYKDSVSALTFAPLYLNSWPGFLAQYWISEVDRRWRSERDSWFGLNDEELDALVAFLNASSDALDATQPAIAQQLYFLYGADKGFTTDHVLPLFDDAERHAYAWYPFLHNARWNDSLLEAGLFDTMVTELDRLGELPEEMIRNTFLELVVAVVSYAGITDDERRGLLDRTIFASNGQYANQFAQAVIHFLAREDVDGVEIWQQWLGEHVRRRLAGMPRNASLAELSCWADAVPFVGRFIPKAIALFGVRNIGFSEMSSFLNIPNQALNSYGEQLVEFLSKRIRSTTKTGVVIDWELQELTKMVKNVVGDDIARPMVDALIEKDLKW; this is encoded by the coding sequence GTGTGGATAACCGGTGAGGTTGAACTACCCGATGCAATTTTAGATGCGCATGCAAAAGGTGAATTGGTTTTCTTTGTTGGCGCTGGTGCATCACTCGATAGCCCTTCGAGGCTTCCTACGTTTCAGCAACTTGCCATGCAACTTGCGCAACGTGCATCGCATTCTGAGCCTAAAGAAGATGAGCCCCTAGATTATTTTATTGGGAAACTGGAATCTCAAGATTTTGATGCGCATCAACACACGCGCGAAATAATTTCGGATTCGACGTCGAGACCCAATTCACTTCATGCTACAATAGTTGATTTAGCTAATAGTGGGGAAAAGTTTCGTGTAGTAACAACAAATTACGATAATCATCTCTCTGAAGCGGCACGTAGTCAAGGAATTACGATTCCTGATATGTGGTATTCTCCGGCGCTTCCCTTGGGACATGATTTTACGGGTCTAGTGCATCTGCATGGATCGGTGAAGCGCCGAAAAGAAGAAATGGTTTTAACTGATCAAGATTTCGGACATGCATATCTTACTGATGCATGGGCCACTCGTTTTCTTACCTCGATGTTTAATCGATTTACGGTCGTTTTTATTGGCTATAGTCATGACGATACTATTATGCAATATCTAGCGCGGGGGCTACCGTCAGATAGCAAGGGAAACACTGGCAATACCTCAAAGAGATATATTTTTACAAGTCGTCCTTCCGGCGAAAATGCGCGTAATCTTTTGGATGAAAAGTGGAATTATTTAGGCGTTGAGCCGATTGTGTATCCAGTTATTGATAAGGATCATTCAGTACTAGTTAGGGCACTGAAAACATGGGCTGATCGCGTCAGACTCGGTAGAGCTGAACATCGTGCTCGAGTTAGAGAAATCGTTGTTGGTGGAATAGAAATGTCACCAGATGATCGAGATTATATTCGTAAACAGCTCCAAACTGAAACGGGTACTAAGGATTTTCACGAAGCAACTAGATCATTGTTAGATTCGCAGAAAGTTGAGTGGCTGAGATGGGTTGAAGAAATCCCCGAGTTTAAAGCTCTATTTTCCTCGAATGCTAGTACGAATGAATCGTATTATCTAGCTCAATGGTTTGTTGATATTTTTATTGAATCGCCGACTTTAAACGGCTTCGCATTACAGACTGTTCAACGTTTTGGACAAAAGATGAGTTCAATTTTATATCGAGAGATGTGTATTGGGGCATATCGATTACAAGAGGAAGATAACGCTTCAAGCAAATTATGGAAAACACTTTTAGCTACCTCAATTTATGGGCAGTCGATACAGCGAGATTCATTAGATTTCTTATATGCAGATGCTTCCAACTCCGAGGTGTGTGTGTTGCCCTTACTGAGAACAATTCTTCGGCCTTTCCTGAAATTGGAAGTAGACTTTATCAGTGAACAATTAACTGGCAACGATATTGCAGAGCAGGAAATAAAATTACCCAATGCAAGCGTATCTTGGCTTTTGGAAGAATCTGAACTAACTGAGCAAGTGAAGTTGGCAGTCAGTGTAGCTGCTCCGGGAGATAAGGCGCTTGGTGGACTCCTAGAGGGAGCACTTTTAGAAGCATACGAACTACTCGCTGTTTACTATGGGGATAGATTGTTTGATCCACTAAGTTTTCACCGATCAGCGATTGAACCGCATCCTCAAGATAGCCGGCGAAAACCAGTCGATGCAATCATTGATGGACTTCGAGACTATGGGGTTAAGACGCTACTTCAATGGCAGAACCTACCTGACCGTTGGTGGAATTTTGAATATCCTCTTATGCGTCGGCTAGCCTTACATCTGATAACGATTGATCAAGAACGCAACTCGGATCAGAAGATTACTTGGCTACTCGATCGAACTGGGCTATATGTATCTGCTTTTAAACATGAGATATATCAGTTACTTCGAGAATCAGTTCCGTCAGCCTCGTTAGTACAAAAGCAGAAGGTTCTCGAGGCTGTTTTACTTGGGCCGGATTATCCAGAAGAGCGTGATGATTATGATCGAAAAGCAGCATATGCAAAGTACAATTTACTTGCGTGGTTAAAACAAAGTGATCCTAAGTGGTCTGAAGTGATTGCTGAATTTGACGCTATTCAGGTGGCGAATTCAAATTTTGCTGTCCGTGAGCATCCTGACTTGGACATGTGGATGGAGAGTGGAGTTCGTACTGAAAAATTACCTTTTAGTATTGATGAGTTTATAGGTAAAGTTGAGGAAAACGCTCAAAATGCAGTAGAAAATCTTGTTGCGTATGATTATTCCCCATTTAGCTTAAATAGTCCCAGGTGGGAAGATGCAATATTACTTGTTAAAAAGCTTGCTCAGCAACGCCCAGATCTTGCAATAACTTTGTGGGATAAGTTAGGTGAGCGTACGGATATTGCCGAACCGCAAAAAGAGCTCTATAACGCGATTATTGAAGGATGGAGCGAGTCTGATCTTGGCAATAGTGTGGATGATGCGATTGAGCATTTAAACTCACTCGTAGTCGATAAAGATTATGCACATATGATCGGATATTTCCTTCGCCAACAGATTCTACAATGGATTGACGCGACGGAATCAGCGACGCTAGCCGTAATGCGAAAGTTAGCTCGAGCGTTGTGGGATGAACACAGCACCGAATTCACCTATTCGTACAAAGATAGTGTAAGCGCCTTGACTTTCGCACCGCTATATTTGAATTCATGGCCAGGATTTTTGGCGCAGTATTGGATCAGCGAAGTTGATCGTCGTTGGCGTAGCGAGCGAGATTCTTGGTTTGGCCTTAACGATGAAGAGTTGGATGCGCTTGTTGCATTTTTAAATGCCAGTTCTGATGCGTTGGATGCTACCCAGCCGGCAATCGCTCAGCAATTGTACTTCCTGTATGGTGCGGATAAAGGTTTTACAACCGATCATGTGTTACCGCTTTTTGATGATGCCGAGCGACATGCGTATGCGTGGTATCCGTTTTTGCATAATGCAAGATGGAACGATAGTCTTCTGGAAGCTGGTCTATTTGATACTATGGTTACTGAGTTGGATCGTCTTGGGGAATTACCTGAAGAAATGATCCGAAATACATTTTTAGAGCTCGTTGTCGCGGTTGTATCCTACGCGGGTATTACGGATGATGAACGTAGAGGGCTGCTTGATAGAACAATTTTCGCTTCCAATGGGCAATATGCAAATCAATTTGCACAAGCAGTAATCCATTTCCTCGCGAGAGAAGATGTCGATGGTGTAGAGATCTGGCAACAGTGGCTCGGTGAACATGTCCGGCGCAGGCTTGCCGGTATGCCTCGGAATGCTTCACTAGCCGAACTTTCTTGCTGGGCAGATGCTGTTCCGTTCGTTGGAAGGTTTATTCCGAAAGCGATTGCGCTTTTCGGCGTGCGTAACATTGGTTTTTCTGAGATGAGTAGCTTTCTAAATATTCCGAACCAAGCTCTTAATAGCTATGGAGAGCAGTTAGTGGAATTCTTATCGAAAAGAATAAGAAGCACAACTAAGACTGGCGTAGTCATCGATTGGGAACTCCAAGAATTAACTAAAATGGTAAAGAATGTGGTTGGAGACGATATTGCCCGACCAATGGTAGATGCGTTAATCGAAAAGGACCTGAAGTGGTAA